Genomic segment of Prochlorococcus marinus CUG1433:
ATTCTTCTGAACTATTTAATTTTTATAATTTACTTGCTAGTTTTATTGCTGAATTAGTCGCAGATTTGAAGTATGAAATAGGATATTTGATTTCAAAAGGTGGAATAACAACAAATTTGATTCTTAGTAAAGGACTTAATGCAGATTATGTTTATCTTGAAGGACAGATTTTAACTGGCATTTCAGTGGTGACTTACGACCTAAAAAATGGCGAAAAACTTCCTATTGTTACTCATCCTGGAAATATTGGCACTAAAGATTCACTGGTTAATATTTGGAAAGTTTTTGAAAATAAAAATAATTTTTAAAATTAGAAATTTGAGATAATTTCTTCAGCAAAACTGCTGCAAGATAAGGGTTCTACTTTTGGTTCCATTAAACGTGCTAGATCATAGGTGACTTTTTTTTGCTCTATTGCCTTACTTAAACCATTAGTAATTAAGTTAGCTGCCTCATCCCAACCAAAATATTCAAGCATCATTACACCACTAAGAATTACTGAGCCTGGATTAATCTTATTTAAACCTGCGTGTTTTGGCGCAGTACCGTGCGTAGCTTCGAAAATTGCTGCATTATCTCCAATATTTGCACCAGGAGCCATACCTAGACCACCAACAATTGCTGCAGCTGCATCAGAAACATAGTCTCCATTGAGATTTAAGGTTGCAAGAATTGAATATTCTTGAGGTCTAGTTTGAATTTGTTGAAATATACTATCAGCTATCCGATCATCAACAAGAATAAGTTCTCTCCATTTTTCATCTCCGTGAGAATGTGATATTGATGCAATAACTTCTTTAATTTCTTCGCAAATGAATGCTTTTTTGTTATTTGTAAGCTTGTCAAAACCTGGTTCAATTTTTCGAGCATTATTTTCAATTGTAATTTCTGGATTTTTCTGAATATTATCTAAAATCCAGCTTTCTCTTTCTGTAATGCAATCTTCTCTAAATTCATTTACTGCTAATTCATATCCCCAATCTCTAAATGCACCCTCTGTATATTTCATAATATTCCCTTTATGTACAAGAGTCACATGCCTTTTATCTCCTGATAATCTTTTGGCATGTTCAATAGCTTTTCTAATATGCCTTTGGCTACCAGATTTACTCACCGGTTTTATTCCAATACCTGACCCTTCTGGTATGAATCTATTTTTTAAATTTTTACTTTTTGGTATGACAATGTTATTTAAGTGATTAATTAATTCAAGACAATTATTATCCTCCGCTTCCCATTCAATTCCCATGTAGATATCTTCAGTATTTTCTCTGTAAACAATAACGTCTAAATTTTGGGGATTTTTGTGAGGGCTTGGAGTTCCTGAATAATATTTGCATGGTCTAACACAGCTATATAAATCAAATATTTGCCTTAATGCAACATTAAGAGATCTAATACCTCCACCGATAGGAGTCGTTAAAGGACCTTTGATGGCTACACCAAAGTGTTTGATGGCTTCAATAGTATCTTGAGGGAGGTAGTTATAAGTTCCATAAAGTTCACAAGCTTCATCGCCTGCATAGACTTTAAACCAATTAATTTTTCTTTCATCTCCATAGCTTTTTTTAATAGCTGAATCAAGAACGATTTGAGTTGCAGGCCAAATATCAACTCCAGTTCCATCACCCCTAATAAATGGGACAATTGGATTATTAGGAACATTAGGTTTGCCTTGGTTAAAAGTTATTATCTCGCCTTCATTAGGTAAAGTTAATTTTTCAAATTTTGGCATAGCATTGAATTAATAAAAGATAACTCATTGAAGTTCCTCGTATTGTAATTTGCGATGAGTTATTTTCTTTAAAACCTAGAAATTTATTATTCAAATGTGAATAGAGAATAGTTTATTGATCAGCATTTCAACATCTTTATTAAAAGAAAAAGTAGTTAATAAGCAAGTTAAAGCAAATTATGTCATTTTCAAAAAAATACTCAGCTACTTATGAATGCGAGTTCAAATGTAAGTAATG
This window contains:
- a CDS encoding NADP-dependent isocitrate dehydrogenase — protein: MPKFEKLTLPNEGEIITFNQGKPNVPNNPIVPFIRGDGTGVDIWPATQIVLDSAIKKSYGDERKINWFKVYAGDEACELYGTYNYLPQDTIEAIKHFGVAIKGPLTTPIGGGIRSLNVALRQIFDLYSCVRPCKYYSGTPSPHKNPQNLDVIVYRENTEDIYMGIEWEAEDNNCLELINHLNNIVIPKSKNLKNRFIPEGSGIGIKPVSKSGSQRHIRKAIEHAKRLSGDKRHVTLVHKGNIMKYTEGAFRDWGYELAVNEFREDCITERESWILDNIQKNPEITIENNARKIEPGFDKLTNNKKAFICEEIKEVIASISHSHGDEKWRELILVDDRIADSIFQQIQTRPQEYSILATLNLNGDYVSDAAAAIVGGLGMAPGANIGDNAAIFEATHGTAPKHAGLNKINPGSVILSGVMMLEYFGWDEAANLITNGLSKAIEQKKVTYDLARLMEPKVEPLSCSSFAEEIISNF